A window from Marinagarivorans cellulosilyticus encodes these proteins:
- a CDS encoding helix-turn-helix domain-containing protein codes for MHSYCQDYIKAYFNVSVEIHQGPTQISSAIDVFTQKWRPLRRPIFIKLLEALENEYQREYPDNSFTELVRWQVCKSFVNSPSLACIAYQLNISRRTLTRKLTLEQTSFREILNEVRMEIACRHICDSELGVDTVAEIMGFSSGSSLRRAIKTWTGKTPLQLKEQSEKRHCAQMS; via the coding sequence TTGCACAGCTATTGCCAAGATTATATAAAGGCGTACTTCAATGTCTCGGTTGAAATCCATCAGGGCCCAACTCAAATTAGTTCTGCAATTGATGTTTTTACTCAAAAGTGGCGACCACTTCGGCGCCCTATTTTTATAAAACTGCTCGAAGCGCTCGAAAACGAGTATCAGAGGGAATATCCAGATAATTCTTTCACCGAACTTGTTCGCTGGCAGGTTTGTAAATCTTTTGTTAACAGCCCCTCATTGGCGTGCATTGCGTATCAACTGAACATTTCTCGCCGAACACTTACTCGAAAACTGACTCTTGAACAAACCAGTTTTCGCGAAATTTTAAACGAAGTTAGAATGGAGATCGCATGTAGGCACATTTGTGACTCGGAGCTTGGCGTTGATACCGTTGCGGAAATTATGGGGTTTTCAAGCGGTTCCAGTTTGCGGCGGGCTATAAAAACTTGGACAGGAAAAACACCCTTGCAATTAAAAGAACAAAGCGAAAAAAGGCACTGTGCGCAAATGTCGTAG
- a CDS encoding RNA polymerase sigma factor: MSFFTRKKQQNSSDASLVLASLGGDRDAFCIIVARYQSLLCSVAYSSVGDVKHSEDIAQETFVEAWKKLETLQDPEKLKSWLCGILRFKVSRYRRKAASQPIEGAEDITEGEDHEAGQIGLEESAIREQEQALLWQTLEQIPANYREPLVLFYREHHSVAHVASALDLSEEVVKQRLSRGRKLLEKAMVTFVEDTLAKSAPSLAFTTSVIAAINLASPPVQAATLGAGAAKAGSLLKWTGLVTLLAAFSGVISAFFGVRAGLAQSRTQRERRSVIVLTSLFFIFAIIFVAGMFGFKHLAAQHIVSPTLLAVISQLWVLGFVFSYLWLTMYLLQKTRNLRAQERIFNPDAFTHPADSPSAKQREFKSNASLFGVPLFHFRFGTPEKNDGPVVGWVAGGDRAYGLLFAWGGIAVAPISVGIVAVGGLSIGAVGIGVLGIGTVGIGFVGFGAAALGYKAYASMSAMGWESAFSGGFSIAKDAAIGSYAFAQQVNNEQAADIVQLALFGQGYLWLLGTIAALVIVPAAWHSREVRRRMKR, from the coding sequence ATGAGCTTTTTCACACGTAAAAAACAACAAAATAGTAGCGATGCCTCTTTGGTGTTGGCCTCTTTAGGTGGTGACCGCGATGCTTTTTGCATAATCGTCGCACGCTACCAAAGCTTACTTTGCTCGGTTGCTTATTCATCTGTTGGTGACGTTAAACACAGTGAGGATATTGCCCAAGAAACATTTGTTGAAGCATGGAAGAAGCTTGAAACCCTGCAAGACCCAGAGAAGCTAAAGTCATGGTTGTGCGGTATTTTACGCTTTAAAGTCAGTCGTTATCGCCGCAAAGCGGCCAGTCAGCCTATAGAGGGTGCCGAGGATATTACCGAAGGCGAGGACCACGAAGCAGGCCAAATTGGGCTTGAAGAATCCGCCATCCGCGAGCAGGAGCAAGCTTTGCTATGGCAAACCCTAGAGCAAATCCCTGCAAACTATCGCGAGCCCTTAGTGTTGTTTTATCGCGAGCATCACTCGGTTGCCCATGTCGCAAGTGCTCTGGATTTATCAGAAGAAGTTGTAAAGCAGCGTCTGTCGCGTGGCCGCAAGCTATTGGAAAAAGCTATGGTCACATTTGTGGAGGATACTCTGGCGAAAAGTGCACCGAGCTTGGCCTTTACTACTAGCGTTATTGCGGCTATAAATTTGGCGTCTCCACCGGTACAGGCTGCCACACTAGGCGCCGGCGCAGCCAAGGCGGGTTCTTTATTGAAATGGACGGGCCTAGTCACTTTATTGGCTGCGTTTTCTGGCGTTATTAGTGCATTTTTTGGTGTGCGTGCAGGTTTAGCGCAATCGCGCACGCAGCGCGAGCGGCGCAGTGTTATTGTCTTAACATCATTATTTTTTATTTTCGCGATTATTTTTGTTGCAGGCATGTTTGGCTTTAAGCACTTAGCTGCACAACATATTGTTAGTCCAACATTATTAGCGGTAATTTCACAGTTGTGGGTTTTAGGCTTTGTATTCAGCTACCTATGGTTAACAATGTATTTGTTGCAAAAAACGCGTAACCTTAGAGCGCAGGAGCGAATATTTAACCCCGACGCTTTTACACACCCCGCAGACAGCCCCAGCGCTAAACAGCGCGAATTTAAAAGTAATGCAAGCCTATTCGGTGTGCCTTTATTTCATTTTCGCTTTGGTACCCCAGAAAAAAATGACGGCCCAGTTGTGGGTTGGGTAGCCGGAGGCGACCGTGCTTATGGGCTATTGTTTGCTTGGGGTGGCATTGCCGTTGCACCTATTAGTGTGGGTATCGTGGCGGTGGGCGGGCTGAGCATAGGCGCTGTTGGTATTGGTGTACTGGGTATAGGTACGGTAGGTATTGGGTTTGTGGGCTTTGGTGCTGCCGCATTGGGGTATAAGGCCTATGCATCAATGTCAGCAATGGGGTGGGAAAGCGCCTTTAGTGGCGGTTTTTCCATCGCTAAAGACGCTGCTATTGGCTCTTACGCTTTTGCCCAACAGGTAAACAATGAACAAGCCGCCGATATCGTTCAGCTAGCACTTTTTGGGCAAGGTTACCTTTGGCTGTTAGGCACAATTGCAGCGCTTGTCATTGTCCCTGCGGCTTGGCATTCAAGGGAAGTACGGCGACGAATGAAGCGGTGA
- a CDS encoding transposase: protein MESLDIVASRGRKFLFFNPDENVITMIQRRADSVTETLTDNTVMSDLFGPIKNALAKVRFSDNIFQSLSMESFMLFGAIRQFTQSATLRDHIQQLWHCDPSASRVPLARSTWSDALSSRTRCIIVQQCVAHLVSAAREALPNKLAGVQGLGKRPVLAIDATYQKESSHFLRVLPKEGGSDNQKGHMLMTAYDIRHGIPVCVRTETASIGEMSVLKMMGEDKRDWTRIRNAIYVVDRAFIDGQYWEDRQTEVDASVITRMKATLNYTQKAIRPLSESACNENVINDYEIELQSGKLPWRLVEWRSPEGEFYQYLTNDFSLEPGVVAFLYYRRWDVEKYFDNFKHDLVNAKAWGKSACAIELQALLGLMTYVSTMLFLLRRKDDLAMPDGDMTQSKKHARKMALYLQREDIEHENEECDDDACDIESGEKNISDYIYPDAYRAFYTQLSRITRQIWRFLKYSFRHKSSQTLYERQLKPLLMKYL, encoded by the coding sequence ATGGAATCGCTTGACATTGTCGCCAGCCGGGGCCGGAAATTTTTATTTTTCAACCCTGACGAGAATGTCATAACCATGATTCAACGCCGCGCCGATTCAGTGACCGAAACCCTCACCGATAATACTGTTATGAGTGACCTCTTCGGCCCCATCAAAAATGCATTAGCCAAAGTCCGCTTTTCCGATAATATTTTTCAGTCGCTGTCGATGGAAAGTTTTATGCTCTTTGGTGCAATAAGGCAATTCACACAAAGTGCCACGCTCAGGGACCACATTCAACAATTATGGCATTGCGACCCGTCAGCGTCGCGCGTGCCTCTAGCGCGCTCAACGTGGTCGGACGCGCTTTCGAGTAGAACACGCTGCATTATCGTCCAGCAGTGCGTGGCCCATTTAGTGAGCGCTGCGCGCGAGGCTCTTCCCAATAAGCTTGCCGGTGTTCAGGGCTTGGGAAAGCGCCCTGTTCTGGCCATCGATGCGACCTATCAAAAGGAGTCTAGCCATTTTCTGCGTGTCCTTCCCAAGGAGGGAGGTAGTGACAATCAAAAAGGCCATATGTTAATGACAGCCTATGATATACGACATGGCATTCCCGTTTGTGTTCGCACTGAAACAGCGTCGATAGGCGAGATGAGCGTTTTAAAAATGATGGGAGAGGATAAGCGAGACTGGACGCGTATTCGCAATGCAATTTATGTCGTGGATCGCGCTTTTATTGACGGTCAATACTGGGAGGACCGCCAAACAGAGGTTGATGCGAGTGTCATTACCCGCATGAAGGCCACGCTCAACTATACCCAAAAGGCCATTCGGCCACTATCAGAATCCGCGTGCAATGAAAATGTCATCAACGACTACGAGATTGAACTACAAAGCGGAAAGTTACCTTGGCGGCTGGTTGAGTGGCGCTCCCCTGAGGGTGAATTTTATCAATATTTAACGAATGACTTTTCGCTTGAACCCGGTGTCGTTGCGTTTTTATACTATCGCCGCTGGGATGTAGAGAAATACTTTGATAACTTTAAACATGACTTAGTCAACGCTAAAGCTTGGGGGAAAAGTGCATGCGCTATTGAGTTGCAGGCTCTGCTAGGGCTCATGACTTACGTCTCAACGATGCTATTTTTGTTGCGGCGAAAAGATGACTTGGCGATGCCTGATGGCGATATGACTCAAAGTAAAAAGCACGCACGAAAAATGGCTCTCTACCTGCAGCGCGAAGATATTGAGCACGAAAATGAGGAGTGCGACGATGATGCATGCGATATTGAATCCGGTGAAAAAAATATCAGCGATTATATTTACCCGGATGCATACCGCGCTTTTTATACGCAGCTCTCACGTATTACACGCCAAATTTGGAGGTTTTTAAAATACAGCTTTCGCCATAAAAGCTCCCAAACACTGTATGAGAGGCAACTTAAGCCTTTATTAATGAAGTACCTCTGA
- a CDS encoding acyltransferase family protein, with protein sequence MTQPMLKNQRLDYLDAVRAFALLLGIVFHASLSFMPLYIGWAVMDISTSPVVPVFMLISHSFRMELFFLIAGFFSHMAFHNQGTKAFIQSRTVRIAIPFIIGWLILRPLIVSGWIMGAASLRGDVDISGALLAGVTTLGELPKGFLTGSHLWFLYYLLLLTAVILVARCAIYLHTPIKNYLAVRADKALCWVCSSPFALIALAIPTAVCLWFMDHWGVDTPDKSLIPHIPVTLLYGGIFLFGWLMHRQANCIDSFSRITGFKVALCLFSVGASVKLSSFEMQTGLPYYTWLKVNFMLSYAVMMWTLIALTLGLFKTLFNRQSKIIRYFSDASYWLYLIHLPIVVWLQVAFAELPLHWGMKWALISSTTIIFSIILYDTCVRATLIGAILNGKKRKRLMSVLK encoded by the coding sequence ATGACTCAACCAATGCTTAAAAATCAACGCCTTGATTACCTCGATGCCGTGCGCGCCTTTGCTTTGCTTTTAGGTATTGTTTTCCATGCGAGCTTATCTTTTATGCCACTGTATATTGGTTGGGCAGTAATGGATATTTCAACAAGCCCTGTGGTGCCAGTGTTTATGCTTATTAGCCATTCATTTCGTATGGAGCTGTTCTTTTTAATTGCCGGTTTTTTTAGCCACATGGCATTTCACAACCAAGGGACTAAAGCATTTATACAATCGCGCACGGTGCGCATTGCTATACCGTTTATTATTGGTTGGCTTATATTGCGGCCGCTTATTGTATCTGGCTGGATAATGGGCGCAGCCAGCTTGCGTGGCGATGTTGATATTAGCGGCGCATTGCTTGCTGGGGTTACCACCCTAGGTGAACTACCGAAGGGATTTTTAACAGGTTCGCATTTATGGTTTTTGTACTATCTGCTTTTGCTGACTGCTGTAATACTGGTAGCACGCTGCGCTATTTACTTACATACACCTATTAAAAATTACTTAGCCGTGCGGGCAGATAAAGCTTTATGCTGGGTATGCAGCTCCCCGTTCGCACTAATCGCCCTAGCCATACCGACTGCCGTATGCCTGTGGTTTATGGATCATTGGGGCGTAGATACACCCGATAAATCACTTATACCGCACATCCCCGTCACCTTACTTTATGGAGGAATATTCTTATTCGGCTGGTTAATGCATCGCCAAGCTAACTGTATTGATAGTTTTTCCCGCATTACTGGGTTTAAAGTGGCGCTGTGCTTGTTTTCGGTTGGCGCCAGCGTCAAACTTTCTAGCTTTGAAATGCAGACGGGCTTACCTTACTACACTTGGTTAAAAGTAAACTTTATGCTGAGCTACGCAGTAATGATGTGGACTTTAATCGCGCTTACACTTGGGCTATTTAAAACACTATTTAATCGCCAAAGTAAAATTATCCGCTACTTTTCAGACGCTTCTTATTGGCTTTACCTTATCCACCTACCCATAGTAGTGTGGCTACAAGTTGCTTTTGCAGAGCTGCCGCTACATTGGGGTATGAAGTGGGCCCTCATTTCAAGTACAACCATTATATTTTCGATTATTCTTTACGATACTTGCGTGCGTGCAACTTTGATTGGCGCTATATTAAATGGGAAAAAGCGTAAGCGATTAATGTCGGTACTGAAATAA
- a CDS encoding transposase has translation MTQARRRLISLDQTSWFHICSRCIKRSFLMGEDKYSGKNYEHRREWISDKLAELSDIFSIDIAAYAVLSNHYHLVLHIDAAKAAGWSDKTVIRRWMMLFKGNELTLKVLKNKPLSKAEQYLVDDLVAEWRERLSSISWFMRCLNEHIARLANAEDKCSGRFWEGRFKSQALLDEQAIITCMAYVDLNPVRAGMAALPETSDFTAIQQRIQALGQPTKKTESKQNIKLAKFCKPPKKNHLPTADSVHQGQRTTGVIPFYWRDYLELIDWTGRAVLPNKKGAIKMAEPKILQRLAIDTDHWLENMPRIEKDFHHCIGREDSIKPCAEKLDQCWVKGLGAARRLFGS, from the coding sequence ATGACGCAAGCGCGTAGAAGGTTGATTTCTTTAGATCAAACCAGTTGGTTTCATATTTGCTCACGTTGTATTAAGCGTTCGTTCTTAATGGGCGAAGATAAATACAGCGGTAAAAACTATGAGCATCGCCGCGAATGGATTTCCGATAAGTTAGCGGAGCTAAGTGACATATTTTCTATTGATATCGCCGCTTACGCAGTATTGTCCAATCACTATCACTTAGTACTGCATATCGATGCTGCCAAAGCTGCAGGCTGGAGTGATAAAACCGTTATTCGTCGCTGGATGATGTTATTTAAAGGCAATGAGCTGACACTTAAAGTATTAAAAAATAAACCATTAAGCAAGGCAGAGCAATATTTAGTTGATGACCTTGTCGCTGAATGGCGTGAACGGTTAAGTAGCATCAGTTGGTTTATGCGCTGTTTGAACGAGCATATAGCGCGCTTGGCGAATGCGGAAGATAAATGTTCTGGTCGCTTCTGGGAGGGCCGCTTTAAAAGCCAGGCGCTACTGGATGAGCAGGCGATAATTACATGTATGGCCTATGTCGACTTAAACCCTGTGCGCGCAGGCATGGCAGCATTGCCTGAAACCAGTGATTTTACCGCTATACAGCAGCGTATTCAGGCCTTAGGGCAGCCGACTAAAAAAACGGAAAGTAAGCAAAATATTAAACTCGCCAAATTCTGTAAGCCCCCCAAAAAGAACCACCTACCCACGGCCGATTCGGTGCATCAAGGTCAGCGCACGACTGGCGTTATTCCTTTTTATTGGCGCGATTATCTTGAGTTAATTGATTGGACCGGACGTGCAGTACTACCGAATAAGAAAGGCGCCATTAAAATGGCTGAACCAAAAATATTGCAGCGCTTGGCTATTGATACTGATCACTGGCTAGAAAATATGCCCCGCATCGAGAAAGATTTCCATCATTGTATTGGCCGAGAGGATTCGATAAAGCCTTGCGCCGAAAAGCTTGATCAATGCTGGGTTAAAGGCTTAGGGGCTGCTCGGCGATTGTTTGGTAGCTAG
- a CDS encoding CIA30 family protein: MNVFKSAVQFCSHCITLTALLAASSSFAAPLAATIDDFSHAQNNGLGIERQYLSDVLAGGSTTTEQVQKEGILYLKGSILPPRGQPGWASTVLPLGPEGQAQDASQFKGIRMLIKVSAGNISITANSTEVTNFDYHAKPIAVVADGKFHEVNIPFNTMKRAWSEQTALNTKALHSLSIVAFSPQPGAFDYAIDEISFY, translated from the coding sequence ATGAACGTATTCAAATCTGCCGTACAATTTTGTAGCCACTGCATTACATTAACAGCTCTGTTAGCTGCTTCAAGCAGCTTTGCTGCCCCCTTGGCAGCCACTATCGACGACTTTAGCCATGCGCAAAACAATGGCTTAGGCATTGAACGCCAGTATTTAAGTGATGTACTAGCCGGTGGCAGCACCACTACCGAGCAGGTCCAAAAAGAAGGCATCTTATATTTGAAAGGCAGCATACTGCCGCCGCGCGGCCAGCCAGGTTGGGCTAGTACAGTACTGCCTTTGGGGCCGGAAGGCCAAGCACAAGACGCCAGCCAATTTAAAGGGATCCGCATGCTCATTAAGGTGAGTGCTGGCAACATTTCGATTACCGCCAATAGCACTGAAGTCACCAACTTCGACTACCACGCCAAGCCCATTGCGGTGGTAGCCGACGGTAAATTCCACGAAGTAAACATTCCTTTCAATACCATGAAGCGTGCCTGGTCCGAGCAAACTGCCTTAAACACTAAAGCCCTGCACAGCCTAAGCATAGTGGCTTTTAGCCCACAGCCAGGCGCCTTCGACTACGCCATTGATGAAATCAGTTTTTATTAA
- the lnt gene encoding apolipoprotein N-acyltransferase encodes MLVSGNLLAGSYFTKNNNACLWFILALLNGLIIGLPFVFNAFYIVGWFSLAPVFMLAFFMGRKRYSLYCLVCLFSAYAVASHWLVNFFHLQGMSFLKAVAWCSLYWLFMSVTLAALLLFFRVLVERFSKIVLPVIFASVVTAHCAATSFLFPANWVYSQGEFVVVLQWVALLGEYGLMFVMVLTSAATGCLLMRFNYRRFWGGLIALIAFWFSPLIFSQTLTARAIKEVETVTLGWVQTDSLPGQRSKLTNYSLANPIELQLSMAIADQTDVIIWPETGAKELWSNTHFHSQLNEFTRSTGTSVVLQDIRREAGRSYNSLMHVAAGQTTEYYDKRYLIPIGEFIPDWLAGLGADEFLLGDGGRFLTEGGRDVDFTNGKFLWRSRICYEAFFSSAFAAMTKSRPIDFATISSNQAWFNSASQVDLMKAVSRIRAVQLNVPVLHVNNNGPSWLFDADGHELTHSPAGVRGAFFTTVVVPKGR; translated from the coding sequence ATGTTGGTAAGTGGCAATTTATTGGCGGGTTCGTATTTCACTAAAAATAATAATGCTTGCTTGTGGTTTATTTTGGCACTTTTAAATGGCCTTATTATTGGCTTGCCTTTTGTTTTTAATGCGTTTTATATTGTTGGCTGGTTTTCATTAGCGCCTGTTTTTATGCTCGCATTTTTTATGGGGCGCAAGCGCTATTCGCTGTATTGTTTAGTCTGCCTTTTTAGTGCCTATGCGGTAGCGAGCCATTGGCTTGTTAATTTTTTTCATCTGCAAGGCATGTCTTTTCTAAAAGCCGTTGCTTGGTGCTCGCTCTACTGGCTATTTATGAGCGTAACCCTAGCGGCCTTATTGTTGTTTTTTAGGGTCTTGGTTGAGCGTTTTTCAAAAATAGTGTTGCCCGTTATTTTTGCCAGTGTGGTGACTGCCCATTGTGCTGCCACTTCATTTTTGTTTCCCGCAAATTGGGTTTACAGCCAGGGCGAGTTTGTTGTGGTATTGCAGTGGGTCGCGCTTCTGGGTGAATACGGCCTTATGTTTGTAATGGTTTTGACTTCTGCCGCTACAGGGTGCTTACTTATGCGCTTTAATTATCGCCGATTTTGGGGCGGCCTTATCGCGTTGATCGCGTTTTGGTTTTCGCCGTTGATATTTTCGCAAACTCTGACGGCTCGAGCTATTAAGGAGGTTGAAACGGTAACGCTAGGGTGGGTGCAAACGGACTCCCTGCCAGGGCAGCGCTCCAAGCTAACAAATTACTCATTGGCAAACCCTATTGAGCTGCAGCTTTCCATGGCAATCGCTGATCAGACGGATGTGATTATTTGGCCAGAAACAGGGGCAAAGGAGTTGTGGTCGAACACACATTTTCATTCTCAGCTTAATGAATTTACTCGCTCAACTGGCACAAGCGTGGTCCTTCAAGATATTCGAAGGGAGGCCGGGCGCAGTTACAATAGCTTGATGCATGTTGCGGCTGGCCAAACTACGGAGTACTACGATAAGCGCTACTTGATACCCATTGGGGAGTTTATTCCTGATTGGTTAGCAGGTTTAGGCGCGGACGAATTTTTGCTGGGTGATGGCGGGCGCTTTTTAACGGAAGGTGGGCGAGATGTCGACTTTACGAATGGTAAATTCCTGTGGCGCAGCCGTATTTGTTATGAAGCTTTTTTTTCGAGTGCGTTCGCAGCAATGACGAAAAGCCGCCCCATTGATTTTGCGACAATATCCTCTAACCAAGCTTGGTTTAATAGTGCATCGCAGGTAGACCTAATGAAAGCGGTTAGCCGTATCCGGGCGGTACAGCTTAATGTGCCTGTGCTGCATGTTAATAATAATGGTCCTTCATGGCTGTTTGATGCTGACGGGCATGAACTTACGCACTCGCCAGCAGGCGTGCGTGGCGCTTTTTTTACAACGGTCGTGGTGCCCAAAGGCCGCTAA
- a CDS encoding transposase — MTQARRTLISLDQTSWFHICSRCIKRSFLMGEDKYSGKNYEHRREWISDKLAELGDIFALDIAAYAVLSNHYHLVLHIDSEKAARWSDKTVIRRWMMLFKGNELALKVLKNQPINEAEQYLVDDLVAEWRKRLSSISWFMRCLNEHIARLANAEDKCTGRFWEGRFKSQALLDEQAIITCMAYVDLNPVRAGMAELPETSDFTAIQQRIQSLNKPAKKAKDKKPIRLANFCKPPKKKHLPTADSVDPGQRSTGVIPFYWRDYLELIDWTGRAILPNKSGAIALASPKILQRLEIGVDDWLEHMPRIETDFHHCIGRCDSIKPCAEKLDQYWVKGLGAARRLFGC, encoded by the coding sequence ATGACTCAAGCACGTAGAACATTGATCTCTTTAGATCAGACCAGCTGGTTCCATATTTGCTCACGCTGTATTAAACGTTCATTTCTCATGGGCGAAGATAAATACAGCGGTAAAAACTATGAGCATCGTCGCGAATGGATATCGGACAAACTTGCTGAACTTGGGGATATATTTGCGCTAGACATCGCAGCATACGCAGTATTGTCAAATCACTATCATTTGGTACTGCATATTGATTCGGAAAAAGCAGCAAGGTGGAGTGATAAAACGGTTATTCGACGTTGGATGATGTTATTCAAAGGGAATGAATTAGCCCTTAAAGTGTTAAAAAATCAGCCTATCAATGAAGCAGAGCAATATCTTGTCGATGACCTTGTTGCTGAGTGGCGTAAACGTTTGAGCAGCATTAGCTGGTTTATGCGTTGTTTAAATGAGCATATCGCACGACTCGCAAACGCGGAAGATAAATGCACTGGCCGTTTCTGGGAGGGGCGCTTTAAAAGCCAGGCTTTACTCGATGAGCAGGCGATTATTACCTGCATGGCATATGTCGATTTAAACCCTGTGCGCGCGGGCATGGCGGAGCTGCCAGAAACCAGTGATTTTACGGCTATTCAGCAGCGCATTCAGTCTTTGAATAAACCCGCTAAAAAAGCTAAAGATAAAAAGCCCATTAGGCTGGCCAATTTCTGTAAACCACCTAAAAAAAAGCACCTTCCTACTGCCGATTCTGTAGACCCAGGGCAGCGTTCTACAGGTGTTATTCCCTTTTACTGGCGCGATTACCTTGAACTCATCGACTGGACGGGGCGAGCTATTCTACCCAATAAGAGTGGCGCCATCGCACTTGCATCACCTAAAATATTACAGCGCCTAGAAATTGGCGTGGATGACTGGCTAGAACATATGCCCCGCATCGAAACCGATTTTCACCATTGTATTGGCCGCTGTGATTCCATAAAACCCTGTGCAGAAAAACTCGATCAATACTGGGTTAAAGGGTTGGGCGCCGCTCGGCGATTGTTTGGTTGTTAG
- a CDS encoding M12 family metallopeptidase, whose amino-acid sequence MKFITFASLLLVSGSAVAALIPSERHYVFTGEQARDMEPWPNKTIDYFYDDSMASKDDLKVRIEDAIDYYEKNTSLKFVEVNTQLKTDLRIKLIPEGEDGINRATIGYNYDTPALVPRVMHLRDGVDVGVIMHELFHVAGFRHEHQRPDRDSHIDFDLDQIQADGSYKSSNYGKKSSSRTIGAYDHASISHYRSAYFGEKIDPERTEAVLAEVQPYARAFRLNFEDFTPENIFDNPSLHIQDLHNGTPLGALDFKFEDVPSSWHSALWDFVPTDTPNVYKIVSYWGDHNSLHVADAPFSPMPIKSDSSSFSLADATWEVIRDGNVFRIKNVSSGRYLTVGMGTLLYTDVESESRFLLQEVMTRGQYSDQELTPSDKLALSVHYNDFVRIQVADNTDSIADNKSLRMSHSDPYGDPMLEVLPIIDGNNQYWSAMWAMERKGSYFMIKNRWTNEYLNTENANFSQATEIRMDPAGTENHLGADISQWYSAQWELVIDDDSFKVRNRWTGRWLNVVSDSLVTEPSTFQNSVRWDFSRVDDEVYDWPVAN is encoded by the coding sequence ATGAAATTTATTACTTTTGCATCACTGTTATTAGTATCTGGGTCGGCTGTTGCTGCGTTGATACCATCTGAGCGGCACTATGTTTTTACTGGGGAACAAGCGAGGGATATGGAGCCGTGGCCTAATAAAACTATCGATTATTTTTATGATGATAGTATGGCGAGTAAAGATGATCTCAAGGTTAGGATTGAAGATGCAATTGACTATTATGAAAAAAATACTTCGCTAAAATTTGTTGAAGTCAATACTCAATTAAAAACTGATCTTAGAATTAAACTGATTCCCGAAGGTGAAGACGGCATTAATAGGGCTACCATTGGGTATAATTATGATACTCCTGCATTGGTCCCTAGAGTTATGCATCTCCGAGATGGCGTGGATGTCGGAGTCATAATGCACGAGTTGTTTCATGTGGCAGGTTTTAGGCATGAGCATCAAAGGCCTGATAGGGATTCTCATATTGATTTTGATCTAGATCAAATACAAGCAGACGGCAGCTATAAATCGAGCAATTATGGTAAAAAAAGTTCAAGCAGAACAATTGGTGCATATGATCATGCTTCAATTTCGCATTATCGTAGCGCTTACTTCGGTGAAAAGATAGATCCTGAAAGAACTGAGGCTGTGTTGGCTGAAGTTCAGCCCTATGCTCGAGCATTTAGGTTGAATTTTGAAGATTTTACCCCGGAAAACATCTTTGATAATCCATCATTACATATTCAAGACCTTCATAATGGTACCCCTCTTGGCGCATTGGATTTTAAATTTGAAGATGTCCCCAGTAGCTGGCATTCTGCGCTATGGGATTTTGTGCCTACAGATACCCCCAATGTATACAAAATAGTTTCATATTGGGGAGATCATAATTCTTTACACGTGGCTGATGCACCTTTTAGTCCTATGCCAATAAAAAGTGATAGCTCTAGTTTTTCACTTGCTGATGCCACATGGGAGGTGATTCGAGATGGCAACGTTTTTAGAATAAAAAACGTTAGTTCGGGGCGATATTTGACTGTGGGAATGGGAACCCTTTTATATACGGATGTCGAGTCTGAAAGTCGATTTTTATTGCAAGAAGTAATGACTCGCGGACAATATTCAGATCAAGAATTGACGCCGTCTGATAAATTAGCGCTAAGTGTTCACTATAATGATTTCGTAAGAATTCAAGTCGCTGATAATACGGACTCGATTGCTGATAACAAATCATTGAGAATGTCACATAGTGATCCCTATGGGGATCCGATGCTAGAGGTATTACCAATTATTGATGGGAACAATCAGTATTGGAGTGCGATGTGGGCAATGGAGAGAAAAGGAAGTTATTTCATGATTAAAAATCGCTGGACTAATGAATATTTAAATACTGAAAATGCTAACTTTTCTCAAGCGACTGAGATTCGAATGGACCCCGCGGGAACAGAGAATCATTTAGGTGCAGATATCAGCCAGTGGTACTCGGCTCAGTGGGAGCTAGTTATTGATGATGATTCTTTCAAAGTGAGAAACCGCTGGACAGGACGTTGGCTAAATGTTGTGAGCGATAGTTTGGTTACTGAACCTTCAACATTTCAAAATTCTGTTCGCTGGGACTTTAGTCGAGTTGATGATGAAGTTTATGACTGGCCAGTGGCTAATTAA